TTTCTCTTTTAAGCGGGATGTTGGCTGAAGAAATCGGCGCAGATGTGAGAGTTGCCAGAAAGGCAGGCCTTTTGCACGATATCGGCAAAGCAATGGACCATCAGGTTCAGGGCTCGCATACTGATATTGGCATCAAGATTTTGGAAAAATTCGGGATAGAAAAAGAAGTGATTACTGCGATGAAATCGCATCACGAAGAATACCCCTACGAAACAGTTGAATCGCACATTGTGCAGGCAGCTGACCAAATTTCCGGAGCCAGGCCTGGAGCGAGAAAGGACACGCTTGAAAATTATCTTAAGCGATTGGGCGATTTGGAGAATATTGCTAATAGCTTTGAAGGAGTAGAAAAATCATACGCTATTCAAGCAGGCAGAGAATTAAGAGTTTTTGTTAAACCAGATGAGATTGATGATTTGGCAGGCCAGCGATTGGCGCGGGATATTGCCAAAAGGATATCAGAGGAGTTAAAATATCCAGGAGAGATAAAAGTAGTGCTTATCAGAGAGAAAAGGATTACAGAATACGCCAAATAATCCTTAATAAAAGTCATCAAATTAAAGGTCGAGTTTAAAAGATTAATAAAATCAAAAAAATGACAAAACAAGATTTAGTTGATGCTTTAGCTCAAAAGACAGGCGTTTCCAAGGCAGCGGCCAGCGAATGTTTAAATGTTATATTAGATGAGATTGGCAAGGCCTTAGTAAAAGGTCAGGATGTTGTTTTGACTGGTTTCGGCAAGTTCTTGGTCGGAAAGAGAAAGGCAAGGACAGGCAGGAATCCACAGACAGGCGCAGCTATCAAAATCGCAGCTGCCAAAGTTCCAAGATTTAAGGCAGGAAAGGCCTTAAAGGACTTAGTCAGATAGATTTTTTCCTCAAACCAAAAATCCGCTGAACAGCGGATTTTTGGTTTAGTTTGGATCGGAGCAAGAGAGTAGCGCCGTTCTCGCCCCAGCCGCGCCTTCGGCGCGGTGAGCAGGCGGACAAAAATTTCTTCCCCCCAACCCCCTTCCTTTTTGCCCGCCTGCTGGAAACCC
The sequence above is a segment of the Patescibacteria group bacterium genome. Coding sequences within it:
- a CDS encoding HU family DNA-binding protein, with the translated sequence MTKQDLVDALAQKTGVSKAAASECLNVILDEIGKALVKGQDVVLTGFGKFLVGKRKARTGRNPQTGAAIKIAAAKVPRFKAGKALKDLVR